A single region of the Pogoniulus pusillus isolate bPogPus1 chromosome Z, bPogPus1.pri, whole genome shotgun sequence genome encodes:
- the CRHBP gene encoding corticotropin-releasing factor-binding protein → MPSAFQFQCHFVLIFLAASRGETRYLEVKDAGEDEPFLLLSGDLKRELSAGQIYRRSLRCIDMLSTEGQFTFTADQPQLHCATFFIGEPEELITIDYDFVNIDCQGGDFLKVFDGWILKGEKFPSSLDHPLPTSQRYVDFCESSNIQRSVRSSQNVAMIFFRIHHPGNGFTVTVKKNTNLFPCNVISQTSSGRFTMVIPHQHRNCSFSIIYPVVIKISDLILGHLNGLFLKKPSVGCAGVGDFVELLGGTGLDPSKMFPLADLCHSFHGSAQMKIGCDNTVLRMVSSGKHVNRVTFEYHQLNPQETEDRKENSIEEFCFPSI, encoded by the exons ATGCCGTCTGCTTTCCAGTTTCAGTGCCACTTCGTCCTCATCTTCCTGGCAGCCTCCAGGGGGGAAACCAGATACCTAGAG GTGAAGGATGCCGGTGAAGATGAGCCTTTTTTACTCCTCAGTGGAGATTTGAAGCGAGAGCTGTCTGCAGGGCAGATCTACCGACGGTCACTCC gctgcatcgacatgctgagtacagaggggcAGTTCACCTTCACTGCAGACCAACCGCAGCTGCACTGTGCCACTTTCTTCATTGGGGAGCCCGAGGAGCTCATCACGATAGACTACGACTTTGTAAACATCGACTGCCAAGGGGGCGATTTCCTGAAG GTGTTTGATGGCTGGATACTCAAAGGAGAAAAATTTCCCAGTTCCTTAGACCATCCCCTTCCCACTTCCCAAAGATATGTGGACTTCTGTGAAAGCAGCAATATCCAGAGGAGCGTCAGGTCATCGCAGAATGTGGCAATGATCTTCTTCAGGATTCACCATCCAGGCAATGGATTTACTGTCACAGTCAAGAAAAACACCAACCTCTTCC CTTGCAATGTCATCTCTCAGACTTCTTCAGGAAGGTTCACCATGGTCATTCCTCATCAGCACAGAAACTGCAGCTTCTCCATAATCTACCCAGTGGTGATAAAAATATCTGATCTTATCCTGGGACATTTAAATGGCCTCTTTTTAAAG AAACCATCAGTTGGCTGTGCAGGAGTCGGAGACTTTGTAGAGCTGCTAGGAGGAACTGGCTTGGACCCATCCAAGATGTTTCCACTAGCTGATCTCTGTCACTCCTTTCACGGGTCTG CCCAGATGAAGATTGGCTGTGACAATACCGTGCTGCGAATGGTTTCCAGCGGCAAGCACGTCAACCGCGTCACATTTGAGTATCATCAACTCAATCCACAAGAAACAGAAGACAGAAAGGAGAACAGTATTGAGGAATTCTGCTTTCCAAGTATCTGA